The window GATGCCGACCAGCACCTCGACGAAGTCCGGCGTCTCCTCGGGTTCGAACTGGACGTCTTCGGCCAACGTCAGGCCCGTTCCCGGGTTCACCAGGTTGGCCACCGCCAGTCCGATGAAGACCGCGATCGCGGACATCGCGGCGTACAGCGCGATCACCTGGCCGCCGATCCGGCCCAGTTGCGCCGGCGAGATGCGTCTGATCCCCATCAACAGGGTAAAGACCACGATGGGGATGACGATCATGGACAGCAGCCGGACGAAGATATCGCCCAGCGGCTGGAGCACCGTCGCGGGCTGTCCGACCACCAGCCCGACGATCGATCCGAGGACGAACGCTGCACCGATCCGGTAGACGATCGGTACCGACCGGTACCGTTGCCAGTACGATTGGCTGTTTTGTGTTGACATTCAGCACACCTCCAACTAACCCTTTCACAGCATCCGGCAAAAAGACCGGCGTCGTCCCGCAATCACCCCGAACGACTGGACGACCGTCAGTCCGGATCGTCCACCTATTTGTGCTGTCAATCATCTATGGGGTGTATGCCCTCTCGAAGACAGGTCCTCGCACTCGGCGGCGGGCTGAGCACGGTCGGACTGCCGGCTGTACGGCGCTTCGATCCGGCGGCAACTCCCTGACGCTGATTCTGCTGAACTTCGATTCCGAACCTCATACCCTAGCTGTCGAACTATCCCGTCCGAACGCCGACCGCTACTCCGAGGCCGTCGTGTTGCAAGAGCAGTACGACCTCGAGGCGCCGCCGGATGATCCCGATATCGTCGCGGGGAAACACCGGAAACCGGAGGTTCTCGAGAACGACCCGTATCACGTCAGGGTGCGTCTCGAGGACGCCCCCGCGATACACGGGACGTATCGGTACTATCCCGGGTGTCCGGACGACGAGGAGCCTGATTCGCTCTACATCGAAGTCCGGACCGAGTACGAGAGCGACGAGCGGTACATCCAGTTCACACAGGATCGCTGTAGCGGCAGTTCAGGCTGGTTCTAAGTAACGTACTATCCGCCGGTCGTCTCGCGACGGGACCTACGTCCGCAACCGCCGGCCGCCGTCGACCGCCAGTCGTTACGCTTTACCCCAACCAGCCCGAATCGGGGCCCAATGACTGCCCAGACCGTCCAGCAGGGCGACCTCGTGACCGTCATCGGGCTCGAGGTCCACGTCCAGCTGGAGACCGACACGAAGATCTTCTGTGGCTGTTCGACCGAGCCGACCGACGAGCCCAACGAGAACGTCTGCCCGGTCTGTCTCGGCCTACCGGGCGCGCTGCCCGTCCTCAACGAGGCCGCCGTCGAGGCCGCCGTCAAGATCGGCAAGGCCATCGACGCGGACATCCCCGAGGAGACCCGGTTCCACCGCAAGAACTACTACTACCCCGACCTGCCCAAGAACTTCCAGATCACCCAGTACGACGAGCCGATCTGCGCCGACGGCGAACTCGAGGTTTCCGTCGAGGGCACCCGCCGCTCGGTGACGATCGAACGGGCCCACTTAGAGGAGGACCCGGGGAGCCTCCAGCACGTCGGCGGCGGGATCGACACCGCCGACTACACGCTGGTCGACTACAACCGCGCCGGCACGCCGCTGATGGAGATCGTCACGGCGCCGGACTTCCGGAGTCCCTCCGAAGTGCGCGCGTTCCTCGCCGAACTCGAGGAAGTCCTCGAGTACCTGGGCGTCTTCAACGCCGAGCGCGACGGCAGCCTCCGTATCGACGCCAACCTCTCGATCATCCCCGAGGACGAAATCGACGGCGACGGCGTCGACGAGATCGGCGAGGACGCCCTCGCGGCTGCCAACCGCACCGAGGTCAAGAACATCTCGAGCCACAAGGGCGCTGAAAAGGCCCTCGCGTACGAGGAAACCCGACAGAAGAACGCGATCCAGCGCGGCCGCGCGGTCGAGCAGGAGACCCGCCACTGGGACGAATCGCGGGGCATCACGGTCTCGATGCGCTCGAAGGAAGAGGAGAAAGATTACCGGTACTTCGAGGAGGCCGACCTGCCGCCGCTTCGCGTCTCCCACTGGAAGGAAGAAATCGCCATTCCGGAACTGCCCTCCGCCCGCCGCGAGCGGTTCCAGGAGGAGTACGGTCTGAGCGAGGAGGCCGCCTCCAAGCTCACCTCGACCAAGCAGGTCGCGGACTTCTACGAGAACGTCGCACAGGAGTTCGACCCCGACCTCGCGGCGACGTGGGTCGCGGACAACCTGCTCGGCGAACTCAACTACCGCGACATGGAGATTACGGAGATCGAGGGCCGCCTCGAGGAGGTCACGCGGCTCGTCGAACTCGTCGCCGAAGACGAGATCACAGCCAAGAACGCCCGCGAGACGGTGCTGCGCTCGATGCTGGACGACGGCCGCACGCCGGACGAGGTCGTCAAGGAGGAAGGACTGGGCAAGACCGGCGAAGACGAGGTCCAGCAGGCAGTCGTCGAGGCGATCGATGAGAACCCCGGTGCCGTCGAGGACTACGAATCCGGCGACGACGGCGCGATCAACTTCCTCGTCGGCCAGGTCATGCAGAAGACCGGCGGCAGCGCCGACCCCGGCGACGTGAACCAGTTGCTCCGGGCCGAACTCGAGGGGTAACCGCCGCACCGACGTTCTATCGACCACCGGTAGCGTACCGGTAGGCGCTGTCTCGGTTGGACTTTTGCCGCGGACCACAAGACCGTAGTTTCGTTCGAGTAGTAGTAAGAACCATCAGTTGATACTGCGACTAGTCACCGACAGCGACATGCTCGACCGGATTCCAGTCGGCGAACTCTCGTTGCTGATCGCGCTCGTCGCCGCTCTGCCGTATCTGATCAAACTCTGCCTGTATTACGGCTGGCAGCCAGCGATCGACGTCTCGTACGATACCGTTCTGAAGATACGGAACGGCTCTAACGTCCGGGTTCATGCGACGACTGAATACCATCTCGACCCGCAGATCCACGAGCGAGCGGTTTCGGAACTGGCAACAAACCGACGCCGGGAGCCGCTGTTCGAGTCGGAGAAGCTGGTCATCGAGGACGAGGAATCCCGACTCGTCCCGGGGACGACGAACGGCATCCCGCTTACGCTCGAGCCGGACACCTCGCTCCGGCTCCGCCTCTATCCACGCGTGCATCTGTCTGAATTCGGACTGCCGCGGTTCTACGGCGACGTCGAACTTCGACCGCTCGAGTACACGATCGAGGCCACGCACTCGCGGGACGACGAGGACGGCACAGCGCGGCGATCCGAGGACGTCATCGAGTCCGGACCGCAGTAGCAGCGGTCGCGGCGAAAGGCCCGAAATCCGGACGGTTCGTTCCGCGACCCGTCGAATTATGGCCGTTCGGCGAATGGTGTCCCGATATGGACAGGATCACGCTGGACAACGAGGAGTTCGAGGGGCGCAATAACGCGTACGTCCTCGCCGACGAGAGCGCCGCCGGGGATGACGACCTCGCGCTCGTCGATACCGGCATCGCGACCACGGACGCGCGAACGCAACTCCGCGAGGGGCTCGCCGAGCGCGGCTACGACTTTACGGACGTCGACGCGGTCGTTCTGACGCACTTCCACCCGGACCACGCGGGACTGGCCGGCGAGATTCAGGCCGCCGGGGACGCGACCGTCTACGTCCACGAAGCCGACGCCCCGCTGGTCGAACAGGAGCCGGACGCCGTCGAGGACTTCGAACGACGCCGCCGCGAGTCACTCGAGCGGTGGGGCGTCCCTGACGAGCCCCGCGACGAACTGCTGGGATTCCTCGCGGCCGCGGACGGTATCACGGGTGAGCCGGCCGACGTGACGCCGATCGAAGACGGCGACGTGCTCGAAGTCGGCGGCCATCGCCTCGAGACGATCCACGCGCCCGGACACGCGGCGGGACTGTGTTGTTTCGAACCGCTCGAGGGCGAGGGTGACGACGCCACCGAGGCGTTCGTCGGCGACGCCGTCCTCCCCGTCTACACGCCCAACGTCGGCGGCGCGGACGTCCGCGTCGAGCGCCCCCTCGAGAAGTACCTCGCAACCCTTCGGCGGATCGCCGACCGCAACTACGACCGTGTCTGGCCCGGCCACCGGGATCCGATCGAGGACCCGACCGACCGCGCGCTGACGATCGCCGCTCACCACCGCGAGCGGACCGAAAACGTCCTCGAGGTTCTTCGGGAGCACGGACAGGCCGACCCGTGGACCGTCAGCGCTCACCTGTTCGGCGACCTCGCGGGTATTCACATCCTCCACGGCCCCGGCGAGGCCTACGCGCACCTCGATCACCTCCGCCACGAGGGCGTCGTCGCGCTCGAGGACGGCGAGTACCGGCTGGTGGAACCAGATCGAGCGTTCGATCTCGACGATCTCGTCCCCGTACCCGTGCCCGATTCCGAAACGACGAGCGACGTGTAGCCCGGTAGGAACGACCGTATCGACGGTCGTACCACAACTGTTGTATTCGTTCAGGCCGAACTAGTTACCAGTATGGCTGATCGTAGCGAGGGGACGGTCGACCGACGGACGCTGCTTCGGGGCCTGGGTGCCGGCTCGATCGTCACTCTCGCGGGGTGTGCCGCGGGTGACGACGGCAACGGGGGAAGCAGCGAGGATGGCAACGGTGACGACGAATCGATCGAGCCCAAACCGGTCGACGTCGACGAAAGCGCAACCTGGCGCACGGCGACGCTCGAGGACGTGCTGACCGGCGAGGAGTTCGCGATCGAGGAGTTCGACCGGCCGGCGGTGGTGCACACGTTCGCGGTCGGCTGCGCAGTGTGTCACAGCCAGCACAGGCAGTTCGTCGACCTACAGGCGAGCGAGACGGACGTCGCCCTCGTCGATCTCACGATCGATCCGGACTACCCTCCCGAGCGGGTCAGCGAGCACGCGACGGACGAGGGCTTCGACTGGCGGTTCAGCGTCTCGCCGGAGGACGTCACGAGTAGCCTCGTCGACGACTTCGGGCAGGAGGTCACCGTCAGCGCCTCCTCGCCGCTCGTCCTCGTCTACCCCGACGGCGACACGTACCGCCTCGAGAAAATTGTAGACGCGGGGCCGCTCGCGTCGGTTATCGAGGAGTACCGGTGATCGGGCGTCCCTCGGCTTCGTTTTCTCTCGCCAACCGCCGTCGTCACCGAATCCGGGGCGCGGTCGACGGCAGCACCCACACCGAACTCGTCCGACAGACTGCACTCGCGCCACAGCCACGATGACGGTCCCACCCACCGCCGCCGCGCTACTCGAGTTCTTCCTGCTGGGTCTCGCGACGCCGCTGACCGCGACCTGCGTCGTGCCGCTGTATCCGAGCTTCATCGCGTATTTGGCGTCCGTCGGCGGACAGGACGAGAGCGGCGGTGCGGACGGCGCGGACGGTCCGTCGGCCATCCTGCTCGGCCTGCTGGTGGTCGCGGGTGTGCTCGCGTTCATGGTCGCCCTCGGCGTGGTATGGACGACCGTCCTGCAGCGATCGATCTCGGACGCCGTCACCGCCCTCTCGCCGCTGGCGTTCGCCGTCCTGGCCGTCGTCGGCGCCGTCCTCCTCGTCGCGCCGAACGGCTTCGCCCGTTTGCCGACGATCGAACCACCCCACAGTCGGTATCCGACGCTGTCGGCGTTCGCCTACGGCTTCTTCTTCGGAACGATCGTTATCCCCTGTAATCCCGGCCTGATCGCGCTCTTTCTCGGCCGCTCGACCGTCGCTTTCCCCGCCTTCGATTCGCAACTCGAGGTCCTGTTGGGGTTCCTCGCGTTCGGTCTGGGGATCGGGACGCCGCTGCTGGCGCTCGCGGTCGTCTCCCAATCTGCCGGCCGGCGCGCGACGCGGACCTTGGCGCGGTACAGCGGCGCGATCAACCGCCTCGTGGGAGTCGTGCTAGTTGCGGTCTCGCTGTACTATCTGATCGTCGTCTTCGAGGTCGTCCCGGTGCTGAACTAGCTCGGACGGTCTACAGCGACCGCAGTCGCTCGAGGTCCTCCCCGTCGTGCCCGCAGATCACGGCGGCGTCTCGTCGGCGCTCGAGGTCCTTGAGGAATCGCAGGCTCTCGAGCCAGTGGCGCTTGCTCCAGAGGAGGCCGCCGCCCATCGGGTGCTCGTCGTGGTAGTTCGCGCGGACGTAGGCCTGGTCGCCGGCGAGAACGACGGTGCCGGCGCTCTCGAGTTCGAGGACGACGCCGAGCAGCCCCGGCGTGTGGCCGGGCAGGTGGACGAACTCCACCCCTTCGAAAGCGTACTCGCGGTCGCCGTGGACGATTTCCCACTCGAGGTCGCGGTCGAAGTCGCCGGCGAGGTAGGCGACGTCGCCCTGGTCGGTCTTGGCGCTGTAGTACGCGTGCTTCAGTTCGCGCTCGTGGACGTAGATCGGCGTCTCCGTTCCCTCGAAGGCGTACAGCCCGCCCGCGTGATCGAGGTGGAGGTGCGTCTGGATCACGTAGTCGATGTCGCCCACGTCGTAGCCCGCGTCGTCGAGGTCGTCCTCGAGCGGTCGCAGGCCGGTGTGTTCGAAGGCGGCGTACAGGTCGTCGGGCCAGTGACCCGCGTCGGCGTCGGGGTGGGACCCGGTATCCCAGAGGATCGTCCCCTCGGGGTGGTCGATCACGACGTTGTAGACCGGTTCCTCGATCAGTTCGGTCTCGGGGTTCGGATCGTCGGCCGTCCCGAGCCGCGCGCCCTCGAGAAGGTTGTTCACGTCGGCGGTGATCGTCCCGCGCTGGATCGGCGTGAGGGTAGCCTCGACCATGCTCTCGAGAACGGGCGGCCGACAGTTAGGCGTGACTGACGCGCCATCGTCCCTTTTCCGCGGGCTGGCAATGCCGGCCGTACCGATACCCATCGTCGCGTCGACACGTCGACATGGTCAAGTTCTCCACGATCGTGATCCTCGTCGGGATCGGCCTGCTGTTCGTCCCGATTCCGCCGATCGCAACGGTGCTCGGAATCATCGTCATTCTCGTCGGAATCGCTCTCAGGGTACTCTTCGACGTCTAAGGCGGCAAAAAGACCGCGATTCGCGACTCGAGCCGTCGCAGGTTCGAGACGGCGCCTCCCAGTGGTCGGGAAGCCGGGTTCGTTACTCGGCGGTACCCGCGAAACTCGGGCTCAGTATCGGTCGTGTCGGTATCGGTGTCGGCGCACAATTCCATCGCTTCGAGCGGTGTCACGGCCTGCCGACTACGGAGTGCTGAACAGAGCGCACGGAGAGGAGCAACTCGAAGCTGGAAGTGAGAAGTGACAGTAGATCTATTAGTTGGGGTGTGTTCGGGGATACCATGGACGCAGGCATGGACGGGAGCGAAGCGGATAGCGAACTGGTCAATAACACCATTGAACTCGAGGAGGATCCGTCGGATTCCGGAGCTGCAGTTCTCGAGTCGATGGGATACGTCGATAGTGACGCCGGAACGCCAAGGACGGACGACCACTTCACCGGTTCGAAGACGTCGATTCTCAAGTCAATCGTGATTTTAGCGGTCGCAGCCGTCTTCGTGTCCAGTCTGCTGTACTACGTCGTCTCGAGCATACTGGTAGTGATTAGCATATAGCAGGAGTGAGCAGTTCGATGTGGGAGAGCTACACACGTACAGAGCACCGGAGTCAGTTTCGCTCGGCGTTCTAACTGAAAAATGCGCTCCGATCCTTGTTACGAGGACGGATCGGCGAGCATCTCCGGCTCGTCGAGATATTCTTGAATTCCCTCGGCCGCGCGGAAGGCCAGCGCCCCGACCGTGCCGGTCGGGTTGTAGCCGCTGTTGTGCGCGAACGCCGACGCGCCGGGGATGAAGAGGTTCGACGCGTCCCAGCACTGCAGGTAGTTGTTCACGACCGACTCCTCGGGGTCGGCACCCATGACCGCGCCGCCGGTGTTGTGCGTCGACTGATAGGGCGTGATGTCGAAACTGCCGTCGAGGCTCGTACTTGCGTCGACCTGGTCGGCGCCCATCTCCTGCATGAGTTCCTCGAGTTGCGGACCGATGTGTTCGACGAGGTTGCGGTCCTGCTCGCGCCAGTCGAAGGTCATCCGCAGCAGGGGCTGGCCGTACTGGTCGGTGTAGTTGGGGTCGAGGTCGAGGTAGTTCTCGCGGAACGGCAGGACGGCTCCCTGCGCCGAGACCGTCACCGAACTGTGGTAGTACTCGAGGCTCTGCTCCTTGAACTCCGAGCCCCACGCCGGCGTGTCCTCGGGGATGGGGTTGTTGGCGATCGGTCGGTCGCCGGTCTGGTTCAGCGCGACGTTACCGCCGTGGAGGAAGTCCAGGTCGGAGTGGTCGAAGTTGTCGCCGTTCAGGTCGTCGAAGGAGGCCCCGAGCGCGCCGGCGCCCATGTAGAGGTTCCACTCCTCGTCGTCGAAGAAGCCGGTCGCGCTGGCCTGGAAGTTCTGGTAACAGTAGTTCTTTCCGACGGTTCCCTCGCCCGTCTCGGGGTCGTAGGGCTCGCCGATGTCCGACAGCAGGAGGAGCCGAACGTTGTTCAGCACGTACGCGGTCAGCGCGACGACGTCGGCCGGCTGTTCGTACACCTCGTCGGTACGTCGATCCACGTAGCGGACGCCCTCGACCTGCTCCTCGTCCTCGTCGTACAGCAACTCGACGACGTCCGAGTGGGTCCGCAGTTCGAAGTTGCCCGTCTCCTGTGCGGCGGGCAGGACGGTCGTGATCGGCGAGGCCTTCGCGCCCCACTCGCAGCCGAACCGCTCGCAGTAGCCGCAGTACTGACACTGGCCCTGCTGGACGCCGTCCGGATTGGTGTACTGCTCGGTCAGGTTCGCGGACGGGGCCTGAAACGGTTCGTACCCCATGTCGTCGGCCGTCTCCTTGAACAGTTCCAGCACCGGCGAGTCCACCATCGGCGGCAGCGGGTAGTCCCGCGAGCGCGGCCCTTCGTAGGGGTTGCCGTCGTCCTGAATCTCGCCCTCGATGTTCCCCGCCGCGCCCGCGATGCCGGCGGTGTACTCGAACGTGTCGTAGTAGGGCTCGAGTTCCTCGTAGCTGATCCCCCAGTCCTGCAGTTGCATGTTCTCGGGAATCTTCTCCTCGCCGTACTCGTCGATCGTCCGCGACTCGATTTCGAAGTCGTAGGGGAGGAAGCGCCACGTTTGGCCGTTCCAGTGGACGCCCGCGCCGCCCTCGCCCGAGCCGGGGAGGAACGCGCCGTAGCGCCGCATCGGGAGGGCGGGTTCGTCGACGTTGTTGCGGAAGGTGATCGTCTCCTTCGAGAGGTCCTGCATCAGCTTGTACCGCAGCGCGTAGCCGAGCTCGTCGTGGACCGTGAAGAAGTCTTCCGTCTCCCGCTCGCCGCCGCGCTCGAGGCTCACGACCTGATAGTCGTTCTGCGCGAGTTCCTTCGCCACGATGCCGCCGGTCCAGCCCGCACCGACGGTGACGACGTCGACCGGCTCGAGTTCTTGCACCATCACCGATCACCTCCCTCGTCCGCGAGGGTGTCGTCGAGATCGCCGTCGCCCTCGCCGTCAGCGTCCGCGTCACCGTCCAAGCTCGCTCGGGTAATCCCATCCTCTTCCTCGTCGATCGCGTCGGTCTCGCCGCGTGCGGCCGCCTCGTCGACGATGTTCGGATAGTCCGCCTCCGCGGCGTCGTGGACGTGGGCGTGGCCCTCCTCGCTCTGTGCGTTCGCCGGTTCGTCGTTCTCGCCGTCGATGCCGAGCGACTCGACGTCGTCCGCGAGTTTGCGGTAGTCGCCCTCCTCGAGTTCGACGTACTCGTCCTCCTCGATCATCTCGCGGTAGCTGCCCAGCGCGCCGGGCGTCCCGGGGAACCCCTTGAGCCGCCAGCCGACCATCTCGCGGTTGCCGCCGTACATCGGGTCGCTGAACATCCCCTCGAGGGTGTTCTGCCGAACCAGCAGGAAGAACCCGTCCGGATCGATGTCGCTGTCCTCGAACGTCTCCACCTCGCCCTCCTCGAGGGCTTCGATGACCTCGTCTTGCTGTTCGTCCTCGAGTCCGGTGAACGAGTCGGCGTCGTACTCGGCCTGGACGTACTCCTCGACGGCGTGGATGCCCTGGTCGTAGGCCTCGTTGGGCGTCAGGGCGTACTGCCAGCCCTGCGTCTCGGACGGATTCGTCTCCGCCCAGGGCACTCTCGGGCTCTCGTCGATGTCCGCGGGTTCTTCCGCATCCTCCTCGAACGGATCGGTCGGATCCTTGCCGGCGAAGGGACCCTGCATGTACCACCGCTCGCCGCGGCCCCACGCCGAGTTCATCTGGCCGTCGATGAAGTAGACGACGCCGGCCTCGGGCGCACCCGGTCCGTTATCGTCCGAGGGGTAGATCCGCGCCGTCATGTCGTGGACGACCCGCGCCTGGCGAATGGTGAAGTACTCGAGGCCCTGCTCCTCGACCTCGACTTCGTCCATCTCCTGTAGCCGCGCAACGTCGAAGTCCTCCGCGTTAAAGGATCCCTGTGCCGGTGCAGCGATACCGAAGACGGCCAACCCGCCGCCGGTTCGCATCAGCCGCCGTCGTGAGACATCGCGCGTGAAGTCGAATCGCGGTTCGTCACCGTCTGGCGTGTCACCATCGGGCATGGGCTTCGGATGGCGAGAAGTCCGTTAGTGCGTCCCCCTGCAGAGGACTGGGGTATTTACGAACCGAACAACTTCCGGAGAAAATGGGATCGAGCGACGGGGCTGCTGTGGGCCGTCACAGTCGAACCGGATATAGTGTTCCTTGCACTGTTAGGTCACCGGTTTTACTCGTCGCTGACCGATTTCCGCGTATGC is drawn from Halopiger aswanensis and contains these coding sequences:
- the gatB gene encoding Asp-tRNA(Asn)/Glu-tRNA(Gln) amidotransferase subunit GatB, which produces MTAQTVQQGDLVTVIGLEVHVQLETDTKIFCGCSTEPTDEPNENVCPVCLGLPGALPVLNEAAVEAAVKIGKAIDADIPEETRFHRKNYYYPDLPKNFQITQYDEPICADGELEVSVEGTRRSVTIERAHLEEDPGSLQHVGGGIDTADYTLVDYNRAGTPLMEIVTAPDFRSPSEVRAFLAELEEVLEYLGVFNAERDGSLRIDANLSIIPEDEIDGDGVDEIGEDALAAANRTEVKNISSHKGAEKALAYEETRQKNAIQRGRAVEQETRHWDESRGITVSMRSKEEEKDYRYFEEADLPPLRVSHWKEEIAIPELPSARRERFQEEYGLSEEAASKLTSTKQVADFYENVAQEFDPDLAATWVADNLLGELNYRDMEITEIEGRLEEVTRLVELVAEDEITAKNARETVLRSMLDDGRTPDEVVKEEGLGKTGEDEVQQAVVEAIDENPGAVEDYESGDDGAINFLVGQVMQKTGGSADPGDVNQLLRAELEG
- a CDS encoding MBL fold metallo-hydrolase, with the protein product MDRITLDNEEFEGRNNAYVLADESAAGDDDLALVDTGIATTDARTQLREGLAERGYDFTDVDAVVLTHFHPDHAGLAGEIQAAGDATVYVHEADAPLVEQEPDAVEDFERRRRESLERWGVPDEPRDELLGFLAAADGITGEPADVTPIEDGDVLEVGGHRLETIHAPGHAAGLCCFEPLEGEGDDATEAFVGDAVLPVYTPNVGGADVRVERPLEKYLATLRRIADRNYDRVWPGHRDPIEDPTDRALTIAAHHRERTENVLEVLREHGQADPWTVSAHLFGDLAGIHILHGPGEAYAHLDHLRHEGVVALEDGEYRLVEPDRAFDLDDLVPVPVPDSETTSDV
- a CDS encoding cytochrome c biogenesis protein CcdA, whose protein sequence is MTVPPTAAALLEFFLLGLATPLTATCVVPLYPSFIAYLASVGGQDESGGADGADGPSAILLGLLVVAGVLAFMVALGVVWTTVLQRSISDAVTALSPLAFAVLAVVGAVLLVAPNGFARLPTIEPPHSRYPTLSAFAYGFFFGTIVIPCNPGLIALFLGRSTVAFPAFDSQLEVLLGFLAFGLGIGTPLLALAVVSQSAGRRATRTLARYSGAINRLVGVVLVAVSLYYLIVVFEVVPVLN
- a CDS encoding N-acyl homoserine lactonase family protein, encoding MVEATLTPIQRGTITADVNNLLEGARLGTADDPNPETELIEEPVYNVVIDHPEGTILWDTGSHPDADAGHWPDDLYAAFEHTGLRPLEDDLDDAGYDVGDIDYVIQTHLHLDHAGGLYAFEGTETPIYVHERELKHAYYSAKTDQGDVAYLAGDFDRDLEWEIVHGDREYAFEGVEFVHLPGHTPGLLGVVLELESAGTVVLAGDQAYVRANYHDEHPMGGGLLWSKRHWLESLRFLKDLERRRDAAVICGHDGEDLERLRSL
- a CDS encoding transporter, which codes for MVKFSTIVILVGIGLLFVPIPPIATVLGIIVILVGIALRVLFDV
- a CDS encoding GMC family oxidoreductase, which encodes MVQELEPVDVVTVGAGWTGGIVAKELAQNDYQVVSLERGGERETEDFFTVHDELGYALRYKLMQDLSKETITFRNNVDEPALPMRRYGAFLPGSGEGGAGVHWNGQTWRFLPYDFEIESRTIDEYGEEKIPENMQLQDWGISYEELEPYYDTFEYTAGIAGAAGNIEGEIQDDGNPYEGPRSRDYPLPPMVDSPVLELFKETADDMGYEPFQAPSANLTEQYTNPDGVQQGQCQYCGYCERFGCEWGAKASPITTVLPAAQETGNFELRTHSDVVELLYDEDEEQVEGVRYVDRRTDEVYEQPADVVALTAYVLNNVRLLLLSDIGEPYDPETGEGTVGKNYCYQNFQASATGFFDDEEWNLYMGAGALGASFDDLNGDNFDHSDLDFLHGGNVALNQTGDRPIANNPIPEDTPAWGSEFKEQSLEYYHSSVTVSAQGAVLPFRENYLDLDPNYTDQYGQPLLRMTFDWREQDRNLVEHIGPQLEELMQEMGADQVDASTSLDGSFDITPYQSTHNTGGAVMGADPEESVVNNYLQCWDASNLFIPGASAFAHNSGYNPTGTVGALAFRAAEGIQEYLDEPEMLADPSS
- a CDS encoding gluconate 2-dehydrogenase subunit 3 family protein, with the translated sequence MPDGDTPDGDEPRFDFTRDVSRRRLMRTGGGLAVFGIAAPAQGSFNAEDFDVARLQEMDEVEVEEQGLEYFTIRQARVVHDMTARIYPSDDNGPGAPEAGVVYFIDGQMNSAWGRGERWYMQGPFAGKDPTDPFEEDAEEPADIDESPRVPWAETNPSETQGWQYALTPNEAYDQGIHAVEEYVQAEYDADSFTGLEDEQQDEVIEALEEGEVETFEDSDIDPDGFFLLVRQNTLEGMFSDPMYGGNREMVGWRLKGFPGTPGALGSYREMIEEDEYVELEEGDYRKLADDVESLGIDGENDEPANAQSEEGHAHVHDAAEADYPNIVDEAAARGETDAIDEEEDGITRASLDGDADADGEGDGDLDDTLADEGGDR